In the Aquimarina spinulae genome, TTGTTCTGTTATAGAATTAATATATCGATTTGTTCTATATTTTAATTGTTCATAAATAGGTAACGGATCTGATTCTATCACTTTATTAATTACTTTAGCAATTCCTTTAAGCTGTAACACCAAATCTTTTTGTATGGCTTGGTTACGGGCCTCAGAAGAACCTTTTATATCAATTTGCCCATATAATGGGTATACATTTTCAAAAACAACTTCTCTAAATGATACAGGGTTTTCATCCACCATAGCACGCATAAATCGTTTTGCTTCTTGTTTAAACTTCCAATGTACGCTAGGGTGAATCGAGGTGCATTCTTGCTGGATAATCAACTCTAACTCATTCTCTGTTTTGGATTTAGAACGTAGAACAGAATCCACCAAATATGGCATAACATCCTGTAATTTATTAGCATTAATACTATTCAATTCATGAACATTAGGCGATACGATTTCTAAAATACCTAGTAATTTATTACCGCTTTTTATAGGAGCAAGTATTGCACTATTAATGCCTTGAGCTACCAGATTTTTATACATGATCTGATCTTTAGCTAACTTTTGATATTTTTTTACATCAGAAATAGCAAAATATGTAAACTCTTCAAAAAGATAATGATATGTCCCATCACATAGTGCAGATTCACAACAATCAGAATATTTATCGTACAAAATATAACTATCTATATCCTTAAAAGGTACTCTTTCTAATACTTCTTCTTCTGGATTATAGCTAGAAAATCCGACTTTAATTTCGTGTAAATTGAATATTGCTCTAAAAATTTGTTGAAAACTACCAACAAAATCACCCTGTGTTTTATCATATTTAATAAGGCTGGTTTTGAAGTCAGACAACGAAACATCTGTTGTAACATCAAACATATTTGCAATAACCACACCTTTAAAAAGCCAACTATGTGGTGGGAATTTTTCCTTCCAGATATCTACATTGTCAAAATTATCTAGTAATTCTGCCACATCCTCATCTGTAATATCTTTGGCTCTATCTGTTTTTATAATATCTATAAAATCTCCATTATACATGATTCTGTAATGCCTCATTATCCCGATAGCATCAGGAATATCATAAAAGAAAGGTCTTCTAAAATCAATATTATATCCATAATAAATACTCAAAACCATACTACATCCCATGATGTAATAATGATTCTGATCAAAGTTTTTAATCTGAGGTTCAAAATCTTTACCTGCAGTGGCTATTATATTTTGATAACGTTGAGATGATTTTAATACTGTATTATGAAAAGGTATTGTAGCAATCTTTATTTCATTTTGCTGTAGAATTTGTGCAAAAGAATCTTCTAATATCAAATCAATCTGAGGTAACAATTCATTTATTCTCGTTTCCTCCTTTATCCCTTCTTCTAATTCAGGATATTCTTTTGCAATTTCTAAAACTCGTGAAGCTCTCTCCTTAACAAGTTCATTACCATTTTTGAACA is a window encoding:
- a CDS encoding GAF domain-containing protein, with product MRGLEQDFPLDISISFSKFFEHYRELFKNGNELVKERASRVLEIAKEYPELEEGIKEETRINELLPQIDLILEDSFAQILQQNEIKIATIPFHNTVLKSSQRYQNIIATAGKDFEPQIKNFDQNHYYIMGCSMVLSIYYGYNIDFRRPFFYDIPDAIGIMRHYRIMYNGDFIDIIKTDRAKDITDEDVAELLDNFDNVDIWKEKFPPHSWLFKGVVIANMFDVTTDVSLSDFKTSLIKYDKTQGDFVGSFQQIFRAIFNLHEIKVGFSSYNPEEEVLERVPFKDIDSYILYDKYSDCCESALCDGTYHYLFEEFTYFAISDVKKYQKLAKDQIMYKNLVAQGINSAILAPIKSGNKLLGILEIVSPNVHELNSINANKLQDVMPYLVDSVLRSKSKTENELELIIQQECTSIHPSVHWKFKQEAKRFMRAMVDENPVSFREVVFENVYPLYGQIDIKGSSEARNQAIQKDLVLQLKGIAKVINKVIESDPLPIYEQLKYRTNRYINSITEQLQVDSEQKILNFIKKEITPLFKHLKQKNVELDTLIDQYDNMLDKVIKTVYKHRKAYDESVMLINKKMASLLDQKQDEAQGMYPHYFERFKSDGVEHNMYIGESITKQESFNKVYLYNLRLWQLQIMCEMENAYYQMKKDLPIALDVASMVLVFNSSLSVRFRMDEKRFDVDGTYNARYEVVKKRVDKSKIKGTDQRVTEKGKLVIIYSQRSDEREYIKYLNFLQSKNYLEEEIEIVELDNLQGVTGLKALRVNILYHKSEQDKEYYTYEDLMKEIN